Sequence from the Streptomyces mobaraensis NBRC 13819 = DSM 40847 genome:
GTAGCCCCAGCCGGCGGCGCCCAGGTAGCTGAAGCTCGTGTAGCCCTCGCCTGCCATCAGCACCCAGATCATCACCGTGCCGAGGCTGCGGCCGCCCACCGACCACTCGGCGATGCCGCCGCCTCTGCCCCGGCCGCGGACGGCCAGGAGGCCCAGGGCGACGGTGAGGAGCATGAAGACGCCGAAGACGGTGGTCGCGATCGTGGAGTTGGCGGCGTTGGCGGCGTTGGCGGCGTTGGCGGCGTTCACACTCGGCCTCGCTTGCGGTCGCCGCGCCAGGCGAGCCAGACGGTGAGGGGGGTGAGGAGGGTTGCGAGGAGCAGCCAGAAGAAGAGGAAGGGGATGCCTAGGGGGGTGGGGTGGACTCGGTTCGCCAGGGGGAGGGTGGCCAGGTAGAGCACGTAGGGGGCTAGGAGCCAGAGGAGGGTGGGACGTTTCTTCAACACGGCGTTGACCCTAGGTGGTGATGCTTGTTCGGGGGTTTCGCCCCGCCCGGTGGTTTTGCCCGCGCCCGGTGGGTGGTTTTTTGGGGGGTGCCCCGGTCCCTCCCTTTCACCGTTTCTTGTGGGGGCGAGCCCCCACGCCCCCCACAGCACGCTTCGCGCGCTGCCCTTAAACGCCGGACGGGCTGACAGTGGCCGGGGTCCAGGTCAGGTTCCCCGTTTGGATGTCGTTCAGGATCGCGCGGATCCACCGCTCCTCCGCCTCCGTCACCGCACGCAGGTACTCCGTTTCCAGGGCCGTGACCCGGGGGAACGCGTCCGCCTGGTCGGCCAGTTCGGCGTCCAGTTCCTTGAGGGTGCGGGTCAGCGTGTCCGCCCGGCGGCGGAGCGCCGCCGCCACCTCCTCGGGGGCGGCCATCATCAGGTTGGAGAGCGCCGCCGGGAAGCGGGGGAACTCCTGCCGGGGGACGGCCAGCATCTCGTCCAGCCATTCCCGGGCGACCCGGCGGCCCTCGTCGGAGAGGGCGTAGACGGTGCGCTCGGGGTACGCCTGGTCGCGGCCCGTCTCCTGGACGGTGATCAGGCCCGCCCGGCAGAGGCGTTCGATCGTCCGGTACAGGCTCGCGCGCTGGCCGACGTTGACGACCTTGTCCTTCCCCCACTGCTTCAGCAACCGCTGGATCCCGTACGGGTGCAGTGGCTGCTGGTGCAGGAGTGCCAGCACGGTCAGGGCGAGCGGGGAGTCGCGGACGGGGGTCGTCATGAGCAGGATCGTATCGCTGCCGTAATTAGTTGACTTGATACTAGTTTCACTGCAACTATCGAGCCAGCGGACACGAGCGAGGAGAAGCACATGCACAAGGCGCGCACCGCCCTCGTCATCGGTGGCGGCATCGCCGGGCCCGTGACGGCCCTGGCCCTGGCCGAGGCCGGCATACGGGCCACCGTCCACGAGGCCCGCCCGGCGCCCGCCGACGGCATCGGGGCGATGCTGACCATCGCCCCCAACGGACTGGAGGCGCTGCGGACCGTCGGGGCGCACCAGGCCGTCCAGGAGGTGGGGCACCCGGTGCCCTCGGTCGCGCTGGAGGACGGGCGGGGTGGCCGGCTGTCCCGCTTCGACGGTTTCCCCGGACTGCCGCCCACCCTGGCGATGCGCCGCGCGGAACTGTTCCGGGCGCTGTCCGACCACGCGGTGGCCCGTGGCGTCCCCCTCGTCCACGGCAGCCGGCTCGTCGGCGCCGAGCGGACGCCGCGCGGCGTCACCGCGTTCTTCGCGGACGGCAGCACCGCCGAGGCGGACGTGCTGATCGGCGCCGACGGCATCCGGTCCACCGTCCGCTCGCTCATCGACCCGGGCGCGCCCGGACCCGAGTACGGCGGGGTGCTGAGCTTCGGCGGTCTCGTCGACGAGGACCCGGACTTCCCCGTCGAACCGGGCGTGATGCACTTCGGTTTCGGGCGGGCCTTCCTGGGCCACTGGCGGCTGCCCGACGGCCGCGTGTGCTGGTTCGCCGCGCTCCCCCGCACCGAGCCCCTCACCACGGCCGAGGTCGCCCGGGTACCCGCCGCCGACTGGCTGGCCCGGCTGCGCGAGCTGTACGCGGGGCACGTGCCCGGCGAGGCGCTGATCTCCCGGACGCGACCGGAGGACCTGATGGCCACCGGCCCGATGGAGCGCGTGCCGTCCGTGCCGCACTGGCACCGCGGCCCGATGGTGCTGGTCGGCGACGCCGTCCACGCGCCGTCCTCCAGCTCCGGGCAGGGCGCGTCCCTCGCCGTCGAGAGCGCCCTCGAACTCGCGCGCTGCCTGCGGGACCTGCCCGTCGCCGACGCGTTCGCCGCCTACGAGCGGCTGCGCCGGCCCCGCGTGGAGGCCGTCGGCCGGGCCGCCGCCGCGACGAACCGGGCCAAGGCCGGCGCCGGATCGGGAGCCGGATCCGGCACTTTCGCCCTTCCCGACCCCGAGCGCATGTTCGGGCACCTGCACCGGTTCCGCGTCGACTGGGAGACGGCCGTACGGGCTTGAGCGGCGAAAGGGGCGAGGGGCGCGCCTCCCCGGGCCTCACGCCCCCAGCAGCCGCGACGCCGAGTAGATGAGCAGGCCCGCCAGCGCACCCACCACCGTGCCGTTGATGCGAATGAACTGCAGGTCCCGCCCGATGTGCGCCTCGATCTTGCGGGACGTCTGCTCCGCGTCCCAGCTCGCCACGGTCTCCGTGATCAGCGAGGTGATCTCGTCCCGGTACGTCGTCACCACGTACACGGCCGCGTCCTCCAGCCAGCCGTCGACCTTGGCGCGCAGCCGCTCGTCGGCGGTCATCCGGGCGCCCAGGGAGAGGATCGCCGTACGGGTGCGCAGCCGCAGTTCGCTGCGTTCGTCCTCGGCGGCGGCCACCACCATCGCCCGGACGGAGCTCCAGGCCGACGCGATCAGGTCCTGCACCTCGCTCCGGCCCAGGATCTCCGACTTCAGCCGCTCCACCCGGGCCCGGGTGTCCGGGTCGGACTGGAGGTCGTGCGCGAAGTCGGCGAGGAAGCGGTCGACCGCGCCGCGCGCCGGGTGTTCGGGCATGTCGCGCATCTCGGTGACGAAGCGCAGCAGTTCCTTGTAGACCCGCTCGCCGACCTTGCGGTCGACGAAGCGCGGCGTCCAGCCGGGCGCGCCGCCGGCGACGGCGTGCATGACCGAGTCCCCGTGCGCGACCAGCCAGTCGTGGGCGCGGGCGCACACCAGGTCGACGGCCTTGTGGTGGCCGCCGTCGGCGATGATCCGCTCCAGCATCCGGCCGACGCCCGGGGCGATCTCCTGGGCGTCGGCCCGCCGGGTGACGGCCTCGCCGACCACCGCCTGCACGTCCGCGTCGCGGAGGACGCGCAGGGCGCCACGTAGGGCGGTGGACAGTTCGGCGGTCACCCGGTCGGCGTGCTCGGGGGCGGCGAGCCAGGCGGCGAGGCGGGAGCCGATGCCCACGGCGCGCAGCCGGCGGCGGACGACGTCGCCGGAGAGGAAGTTCTCGCCGACGAACTCGCCGAGGCTCTGTCCTAGCTGGTCCTTCTTGGTCGGGATGATCGCGGTGTGCGGGATCGGCAGGCCCAGCGGGCGGCGGAACAGCGCGGTGACGGCGAACCAGTCGGCGAGCGCGCCCACCATGCCCGCCTCCGCGGCGGCGGCCACGTAGCCCGCCCAGGTGCCCGCGCCCACGGCCCCCGAGGACTTCGCCCAGGTGGCGAGGGCGTAGACGAGGGCGACGGCGAGCAGCAGGCCGGTGGCGAACGTCTTCATCCGGCGGACGCCGCGGCGCTTGCGCTCGTCGGCCTCGCTGTAGGTGAAGCCGGTCCCGGCCCCGGGCCGCTCCGACCCCGGCGGGGCCCCCGACGCCGCTCCCGTGCCGGGCCGCTCCGGCCCCGGCGCGGCCCCCGCCGCCGCTCCCGTTCCAGGCCGCTCCTTCGCGGGCATCACTCCTTCGGACGGCCGCCTTCCCGGCGTCCCTCCGGGTGTTTCCCGGAGCGGCTTCCCACCGGACTTCCCCGGCAGACCCTCGCCTGTCTCTCCTGCCTCTCCTGTCGGCCCAGTCGCCCCCGTCGGTCCCGTCGCCCCCGCCGGTCCCGTCGCCCCCGTCCTGGGCCGCCCGCCTCCGGACGGCTCTCCACCGCCTTCGGCGCCCGCCGCCGCGTCCCCTTGGGACCGATTCATCCGTACCACCCGTTCGCGTTTCCTCAGAGGTTTCCCCGTCCCGCTCGGGAAAGCTCTTTCCTCTCTACCCGCTCGACTCGGGGAACGGCCCGGTAGTTCCCACCGTCTGACACGTCGCGGCCGGTCCGCACCGGTGGTCCGGCCGCCCGGAGCCCCCGCGACCCGCGTGGGATCATGGACCCGGCGACCGGGCCGCGGCGGCACCCTCATGGGCGCCTTCCCCGGCGGCCCGCCCGGATCCCGCTCCGTCCGCCCGCCGTTCAGGAGACTTCCCGCATGACCAGGCCCCCTCTGTCCCGCGGCGCCGCCGGAGCCCTGCTCGCCGCGCTGGTGGCCGTCGTCACCCTGGTCTCCGCGGCGATCTTCCTGGGGACCGCGGGCGGCACCACGAGCGGCGACGAACCGCAGCGCAGGCGGACGGCCGCCGCGCCCGCCGCGGTGAGCGGCTGGGCCGGTTCCTGGGCCGCCGCGCCCGCCGCCGCCGACCCCCGGGCGCCGGCCGGGCTCCCCGGGACGTCCATCCGCAATGTGATCCACACCAGCGTCGGCGGCACCGGCGCCCGCATCCACCTCTCCAACCTCTTCGGCAACCGGCCGCTGCGCCTCACCCACGCCTCGCTCGCCGTCTCCGCCGGGCCGGGCACGGCCGCCGCGGTGCCCGGGACCATGCGGCGGCTGTCGTTCGGCGGCCAGGGCGCGGTGAGCGTGCCCGCCGGCGGGGACGCCGTCAGCGACCCCGTGCCGCTCACCGTGGCCCCCGCGTCCGACCTGCTCGTCACCCTCTACGCGGCGGAGCCGTCCGGGCCGGTGACGCTGCACCCGCACGCCCGGCAGGTCTCGTGGCTCGCGCGCGGCGACCGGACGGAGGCGGTCGACGGCGCGGCGTACACCGTCCGGACGCCCTACTGGCGGTACGTCACCGGGCTCGACGTCTGGGGGACGCAGGCGGCGGGCTCGGTCGTCGCCATCGGCGACTCCATCACCGACGGCGTCAACTCGACGATGAGCGCCAACCGGCGGTGGACCGATCACCTGGCCGAGCGGCTGCGCACCGAGCCGGACGCTCCGCGCTACGGCGTGCTCAACGAAGGCATCAGCGGCAACCGCATCCTGCTCGGCAACCGCGGCGGCCGGGAGCGGCCCAACAATCCCAGCGCGCTCGACCGGTTCGACCGCGACGTGCTCGGACGGACGGGCGTCCGGGCCGTCGTCGTCGAACTGGGGGTGAACGACATCCTGCGGCGCCCGCAGCAGCTCGACGCCCGGCGCATCGTCGACGGGCTGCGGCGGCTGGTGGCGCGGGCGCACACGCGCGGGCTGGTGGTCGTCGGGTCCACGCTGACGCCGTTCGGCGGGCACCTGGGGGTGGTGCCGGCGCGGCAGGAGCCTGTGCGGCTGGCCGTGAACGCGGAGATCCGGGCCGGGCGGGTGTTCGACTCCGTGGTGGATTTCGACCGGGTGCTGCGGG
This genomic interval carries:
- a CDS encoding DUF3311 domain-containing protein, with protein sequence MLKKRPTLLWLLAPYVLYLATLPLANRVHPTPLGIPFLFFWLLLATLLTPLTVWLAWRGDRKRGRV
- a CDS encoding PadR family transcriptional regulator, coding for MTTPVRDSPLALTVLALLHQQPLHPYGIQRLLKQWGKDKVVNVGQRASLYRTIERLCRAGLITVQETGRDQAYPERTVYALSDEGRRVAREWLDEMLAVPRQEFPRFPAALSNLMMAAPEEVAAALRRRADTLTRTLKELDAELADQADAFPRVTALETEYLRAVTEAEERWIRAILNDIQTGNLTWTPATVSPSGV
- a CDS encoding FAD-dependent monooxygenase → MHKARTALVIGGGIAGPVTALALAEAGIRATVHEARPAPADGIGAMLTIAPNGLEALRTVGAHQAVQEVGHPVPSVALEDGRGGRLSRFDGFPGLPPTLAMRRAELFRALSDHAVARGVPLVHGSRLVGAERTPRGVTAFFADGSTAEADVLIGADGIRSTVRSLIDPGAPGPEYGGVLSFGGLVDEDPDFPVEPGVMHFGFGRAFLGHWRLPDGRVCWFAALPRTEPLTTAEVARVPAADWLARLRELYAGHVPGEALISRTRPEDLMATGPMERVPSVPHWHRGPMVLVGDAVHAPSSSSGQGASLAVESALELARCLRDLPVADAFAAYERLRRPRVEAVGRAAAATNRAKAGAGSGAGSGTFALPDPERMFGHLHRFRVDWETAVRA
- a CDS encoding DUF445 domain-containing protein, which translates into the protein MPAKERPGTGAAAGAAPGPERPGTGAASGAPPGSERPGAGTGFTYSEADERKRRGVRRMKTFATGLLLAVALVYALATWAKSSGAVGAGTWAGYVAAAAEAGMVGALADWFAVTALFRRPLGLPIPHTAIIPTKKDQLGQSLGEFVGENFLSGDVVRRRLRAVGIGSRLAAWLAAPEHADRVTAELSTALRGALRVLRDADVQAVVGEAVTRRADAQEIAPGVGRMLERIIADGGHHKAVDLVCARAHDWLVAHGDSVMHAVAGGAPGWTPRFVDRKVGERVYKELLRFVTEMRDMPEHPARGAVDRFLADFAHDLQSDPDTRARVERLKSEILGRSEVQDLIASAWSSVRAMVVAAAEDERSELRLRTRTAILSLGARMTADERLRAKVDGWLEDAAVYVVTTYRDEITSLITETVASWDAEQTSRKIEAHIGRDLQFIRINGTVVGALAGLLIYSASRLLGA
- a CDS encoding SGNH/GDSL hydrolase family protein, which translates into the protein MTRPPLSRGAAGALLAALVAVVTLVSAAIFLGTAGGTTSGDEPQRRRTAAAPAAVSGWAGSWAAAPAAADPRAPAGLPGTSIRNVIHTSVGGTGARIHLSNLFGNRPLRLTHASLAVSAGPGTAAAVPGTMRRLSFGGQGAVSVPAGGDAVSDPVPLTVAPASDLLVTLYAAEPSGPVTLHPHARQVSWLARGDRTEAVDGAAYTVRTPYWRYVTGLDVWGTQAAGSVVAIGDSITDGVNSTMSANRRWTDHLAERLRTEPDAPRYGVLNEGISGNRILLGNRGGRERPNNPSALDRFDRDVLGRTGVRAVVVELGVNDILRRPQQLDARRIVDGLRRLVARAHTRGLVVVGSTLTPFGGHLGVVPARQEPVRLAVNAEIRAGRVFDSVVDFDRVLRDPAAPQRLLPAYDSGDRLHPNDLGYQRMAEAVDLGALVGRPVDAAL